Proteins encoded by one window of Flavobacterium sp. N502540:
- a CDS encoding isoaspartyl peptidase/L-asparaginase family protein — protein sequence MTNSNRRNFIKTAAIASVAVALQSFQSNSEEEEKSIVSKKGKKPIVLSTWRFGIQANEAAWEVLKSKGTALDAVEAGVKIPEGDPKERSVGYGGRPDRDGRVTLDACIMDENANIGSVAALEYIKHPISVARAVMEKTPHVMLVGDGALQFAVAQGFKKENLLTEESEKEWKEWLKDSKYKPIANIENHDTIGMIALDANGNLSGACTTSGMAFKMHGRVGDSPIIGAGLYVDNEIGAATATGHGEEVIRISGCHLVVELMRQGKSPQKACEEAVARIVKLTKNRNKDLKDIQVGFIALNKAGEYGSYCIQGGFNYAVYDDTGNRLIDADFFLK from the coding sequence ATGACAAATTCAAATCGCAGGAATTTTATAAAAACGGCAGCTATTGCTTCAGTAGCGGTAGCCTTGCAGTCTTTTCAATCCAATTCGGAAGAAGAAGAAAAAAGCATAGTTTCTAAAAAAGGAAAAAAGCCGATTGTGCTTTCCACCTGGAGATTTGGTATTCAGGCCAATGAAGCCGCCTGGGAAGTTTTAAAAAGTAAGGGAACCGCTTTAGACGCTGTCGAAGCCGGAGTTAAAATTCCCGAAGGCGATCCTAAAGAAAGAAGTGTAGGCTACGGCGGACGCCCGGACAGAGATGGACGTGTAACGTTAGATGCCTGTATTATGGACGAAAATGCCAATATAGGATCGGTTGCTGCTTTAGAATATATCAAACATCCCATATCGGTTGCAAGAGCAGTCATGGAAAAAACACCTCATGTAATGCTGGTAGGTGATGGAGCCTTGCAATTTGCAGTAGCACAAGGTTTCAAAAAAGAAAACCTGCTGACAGAAGAATCTGAAAAAGAATGGAAAGAATGGCTCAAAGACAGCAAATACAAACCCATTGCCAATATCGAGAACCACGACACCATTGGAATGATCGCTTTGGACGCCAATGGTAATCTTTCCGGAGCCTGTACCACAAGCGGAATGGCATTTAAAATGCACGGACGTGTTGGCGATTCCCCAATTATCGGAGCCGGTTTATATGTCGACAATGAAATAGGAGCTGCGACTGCTACCGGACATGGTGAAGAAGTCATCCGGATTTCAGGCTGTCATCTTGTGGTGGAATTAATGCGACAAGGCAAATCACCTCAAAAAGCCTGTGAAGAAGCTGTTGCCCGCATCGTAAAATTAACCAAAAACAGAAACAAAGATTTAAAAGACATTCAGGTAGGTTTTATCGCTCTCAACAAAGCTGGAGAATACGGTTCCTATTGCATTCAGGGAGGTTTTAACTATGCCGTTTATGACGACACCGGAAACCGTTTAATCGATGCCGATTTTTTTCTGAAGTAG
- a CDS encoding GH92 family glycosyl hydrolase: MKIKSLLFLGLLQCFGFVNAQIKAVDAVEYVNPLMGTQSLHSLSNGNTYPAICRPWGMNFWTPQTGKMGDGWAYIYTAEKIRGFKQTHQPSPWMNDYGQFSIMPVTGKLAFTEDERASWFSHKAEVSKPYYYSVYLADYDVTTEITTTERAAHFQITFPENEQSSIVIDAFDKGSYIKIIPSENKIIGYTTRNSGGVPENFKNYFVLQFDKPFATTAAWHGKVLEKDKLELKDNHVGAVIGFKTKKGEIVNVKVSSSFISFEQAELNLKNELGTASFTETVAQSKQEWNKVLGKLNAEGGSEEQLKTFYSCLYRTVCFPQKQYEINAKGETVHYSPYNGKVLPGYMYAGTGFWDTFRALYPLLNLVYPSVNKEMQEGLINDYKEGGFLPEWSSPGFRDVMVGNNSASVVSDAYMKGLRGYDINKLYEALVHGANNEGPLEAVGRKGVSYYNTLGYVPYDVKINENAARTLEYAYDDFAIWKLAKALNRPKKEIDLFEKRMMNYKNLYNPEIGWMSGRNKDGSFPKNFNPLKWGDAFTEGNALHYSWSVFHDVHGLIDLMGGEKKFTAKLDAVFTTPPVFDDSYYGAVIHEIREMQIMNMGQYAHGNQPIQHMIYLYNYAGEPWKTQYWSREVMNRLYKSTPDGYCGDEDNGQTSAWYIFSAMGFYPVCPGTDEYVLGAPLFKKITLELENGKQLVINAPNNSADNKYVQELKWNNTIHTKNFINHFEVLKGGEFNFDMSSKPNLQRGTSSSAYPYSYSTSK, encoded by the coding sequence ATGAAAATAAAGAGTTTACTTTTTTTAGGACTATTGCAATGCTTCGGTTTTGTCAATGCACAGATCAAAGCAGTAGATGCTGTAGAGTATGTAAATCCGTTAATGGGAACACAATCTTTACACAGTCTTTCGAATGGAAATACTTATCCGGCGATTTGCAGACCCTGGGGAATGAATTTCTGGACACCACAAACCGGAAAAATGGGTGACGGCTGGGCTTATATTTATACTGCCGAGAAGATCAGAGGATTCAAACAAACGCATCAGCCTTCACCTTGGATGAACGATTACGGACAGTTTTCGATCATGCCGGTAACCGGTAAATTGGCTTTTACCGAAGACGAAAGAGCAAGCTGGTTCAGTCACAAAGCAGAAGTTTCAAAACCCTATTATTACAGTGTTTACCTAGCCGATTACGATGTAACAACAGAAATCACCACTACCGAAAGAGCGGCGCATTTTCAGATTACATTTCCGGAAAACGAACAGTCTTCTATCGTAATCGATGCTTTTGACAAAGGATCTTACATCAAAATAATTCCGTCAGAAAATAAAATTATCGGTTATACCACACGCAATAGTGGTGGAGTTCCGGAGAATTTCAAAAACTATTTTGTACTGCAATTCGATAAGCCTTTTGCCACTACTGCTGCCTGGCACGGGAAGGTTTTGGAAAAAGACAAACTCGAATTAAAAGACAATCATGTAGGTGCTGTTATTGGATTTAAAACTAAAAAAGGAGAAATCGTAAACGTAAAAGTTTCCTCTTCATTTATTAGTTTCGAACAGGCCGAATTGAATTTAAAGAACGAATTAGGTACAGCATCATTTACCGAAACCGTAGCACAATCCAAACAGGAATGGAATAAAGTTTTAGGAAAATTAAATGCCGAAGGCGGAAGCGAAGAACAATTAAAAACGTTTTACTCCTGCCTGTACCGCACCGTTTGTTTTCCGCAAAAACAGTATGAGATCAACGCAAAAGGAGAGACTGTGCATTATAGTCCATATAATGGTAAAGTATTGCCGGGTTATATGTACGCAGGAACAGGTTTTTGGGATACGTTCCGTGCCTTGTATCCTTTGTTGAATTTAGTTTATCCTTCGGTTAATAAAGAAATGCAGGAAGGATTAATCAACGATTATAAAGAAGGAGGCTTTTTGCCGGAATGGTCAAGCCCGGGATTCAGAGATGTGATGGTAGGAAACAACTCCGCTTCGGTAGTTTCAGATGCTTATATGAAAGGATTACGCGGTTATGACATCAATAAATTGTACGAAGCCTTAGTACACGGAGCGAATAACGAAGGACCTTTAGAAGCAGTAGGTCGAAAAGGAGTATCGTATTACAATACTTTAGGATACGTTCCTTATGATGTGAAAATTAATGAAAATGCAGCAAGAACCTTAGAATATGCCTACGATGATTTTGCGATTTGGAAATTAGCGAAAGCATTAAACCGTCCGAAAAAAGAAATCGATTTGTTTGAAAAAAGAATGATGAATTATAAGAATCTTTATAACCCTGAAATCGGATGGATGAGTGGCAGAAATAAAGATGGAAGCTTTCCGAAAAACTTTAATCCGCTTAAATGGGGAGATGCCTTTACAGAAGGAAATGCTTTGCATTACAGCTGGAGTGTATTTCATGATGTACACGGTTTGATTGATTTAATGGGAGGGGAGAAAAAATTCACCGCCAAGTTAGATGCAGTTTTTACAACTCCTCCGGTTTTTGATGACAGTTATTACGGAGCTGTTATTCATGAAATTCGCGAAATGCAAATTATGAATATGGGGCAATATGCCCATGGGAATCAGCCGATTCAGCACATGATTTACTTGTATAATTATGCCGGAGAGCCCTGGAAAACGCAATATTGGTCAAGAGAAGTGATGAACCGTTTGTACAAATCCACTCCTGACGGTTATTGCGGAGACGAGGATAACGGACAAACTTCGGCCTGGTATATTTTCTCGGCTATGGGATTCTATCCGGTTTGCCCGGGAACGGACGAGTATGTGCTTGGAGCGCCTTTGTTCAAAAAAATTACGCTCGAACTTGAAAATGGAAAACAATTGGTCATCAATGCTCCAAACAATTCAGCAGACAACAAATATGTTCAGGAATTAAAATGGAACAACACCATCCATACCAAAAACTTCATCAATCATTTTGAGGTATTAAAAGGTGGGGAATTCAATTTCGACATGAGCAGTAAACCAAATTTACAAAGAGGAACTTCTTCAAGTGCCTATCCATATTCTTATTCAACTTCAAAATAA
- a CDS encoding DUF4494 domain-containing protein, with protein sequence MSATWYECKVKYRKTDETGGQKVLTEPYLVDALSYTEAERRINEEMSAYISEEFKITNIKVANYAEIHPFENTDRWFKSKVSLLAYDEESGKERKSNMYMLVQANDVREAYDNTLHVMQSTMGEYSIPAVSESPIMDVFPYFSGEEGEAEQLERFNRLKASKPAQAAAEVIDHMEFETALEE encoded by the coding sequence ATGAGCGCAACTTGGTACGAATGCAAGGTAAAATATAGAAAAACGGACGAAACCGGAGGGCAAAAAGTTTTAACAGAGCCTTATTTGGTAGATGCTTTGTCTTATACAGAAGCCGAAAGAAGAATTAATGAAGAGATGTCGGCTTATATCAGTGAAGAATTTAAAATCACCAATATAAAAGTGGCCAATTACGCCGAAATCCACCCTTTTGAAAATACAGACCGTTGGTTTAAATCCAAAGTCTCTTTATTGGCTTATGATGAAGAAAGCGGTAAAGAAAGAAAGTCAAATATGTACATGCTGGTTCAGGCCAATGATGTGAGAGAAGCTTACGACAACACACTGCATGTGATGCAAAGCACTATGGGAGAATATTCTATCCCGGCCGTTTCTGAGTCACCTATTATGGATGTTTTCCCTTATTTCAGCGGTGAAGAAGGAGAAGCGGAGCAATTGGAAAGATTCAATAGACTAAAAGCATCTAAACCTGCACAAGCAGCCGCAGAAGTTATTGACCATATGGAGTTTGAAACTGCATTAGAGGAATAA
- a CDS encoding helix-turn-helix transcriptional regulator has protein sequence MIVNRILQIIEYKGINRRKFYIETGLSNGFLDKVKDVGASKIEQILRIYPEINPEWLLTGKGHMLENAAFFEYEWGIKMSEIEEPSTVYEVTTTKTLKKQFVPVYDVETVDGVVSLFKESEEKPIDYVSVPNLPKCDGAIYVSGDRMYPFLKSGDLIIYKKMSSRIEHIIWGEMYLISVITDEPEEFLLIRRVQKSDKGEDWIKLVSENSRYESKDVLLKNVEGLALIKATIRINSNF, from the coding sequence ATGATCGTAAACAGAATCTTACAAATTATTGAATATAAAGGAATTAATAGAAGAAAATTTTATATCGAAACGGGACTTTCTAACGGCTTTTTGGATAAGGTTAAAGATGTTGGTGCATCAAAAATAGAGCAGATACTTCGCATCTATCCTGAAATTAATCCGGAGTGGCTCCTGACAGGAAAAGGGCATATGCTTGAAAACGCTGCCTTTTTTGAGTATGAATGGGGAATTAAAATGAGTGAAATTGAAGAACCTTCTACTGTTTACGAAGTCACTACTACAAAAACACTTAAGAAGCAATTTGTACCGGTCTATGATGTTGAAACTGTCGACGGAGTGGTTTCTCTATTTAAAGAATCTGAAGAAAAACCAATTGACTATGTCTCGGTTCCGAACTTACCCAAATGCGATGGTGCTATTTACGTAAGTGGAGATCGAATGTATCCTTTTTTAAAGAGCGGTGATCTTATCATTTATAAAAAAATGAGCAGCAGGATCGAACATATTATCTGGGGAGAAATGTATTTGATTTCTGTAATAACCGATGAACCGGAAGAATTTCTCCTGATCCGACGGGTACAAAAATCAGACAAAGGAGAGGATTGGATTAAACTGGTCAGTGAAAACAGTCGATATGAATCGAAGGATGTTCTCCTTAAAAATGTTGAAGGATTAGCTTTAATAAAAGCAACGATTCGGATCAATTCCAACTTTTAA
- a CDS encoding ROK family protein, protein MVKKIKLNFSNPDIGSNPKYKRMNKEYAVGLDIGGTHITAAIIDIVDMKVIDFSLHKESFDSNLPVEEVMTIWEKAIRTAIENSKVENTTGLAVCMPGPFDYTNGVCWIKGQSKYEHFYGLNVRDLFQNQLKLSGDFPILFENDAVCFGKGEVFKDAENLSKKVMAITLGTGLGACFIDKGTSVNTGNAVPKDGEIYDLPYKEGIAEDYVSVRGLLGGYFALSGKKLNNGLELFNLATAGDAMAVKAFEQLGEDLAAIVAPWLEKFDADSFIIGGKIANASEFFLPVFNKKIKEAGSTISVAVSTDNEKAALLGATSLLYTA, encoded by the coding sequence ATGGTGAAAAAAATAAAACTAAATTTTTCTAATCCCGATATTGGTTCAAATCCAAAATACAAAAGAATGAATAAAGAATATGCCGTTGGATTAGACATTGGAGGTACACATATCACCGCAGCGATTATTGATATTGTAGACATGAAAGTGATCGATTTTTCACTGCACAAAGAATCTTTCGATTCGAATTTGCCTGTAGAAGAAGTAATGACCATCTGGGAAAAAGCAATTCGCACCGCGATAGAAAATTCAAAAGTAGAAAATACTACAGGATTGGCCGTTTGCATGCCAGGGCCGTTTGACTATACGAATGGTGTTTGTTGGATAAAAGGGCAATCGAAATACGAGCATTTTTACGGACTCAATGTTCGTGATCTGTTTCAGAATCAATTGAAGCTGTCGGGTGATTTTCCGATATTGTTTGAAAACGATGCCGTTTGTTTTGGTAAAGGAGAAGTATTTAAAGATGCCGAAAATCTTTCTAAAAAAGTAATGGCTATCACATTAGGTACCGGACTTGGTGCCTGTTTTATAGACAAAGGAACATCTGTAAATACAGGAAATGCGGTACCAAAAGACGGTGAAATCTATGACCTTCCCTACAAAGAAGGTATAGCGGAAGACTATGTTTCAGTACGCGGACTTTTGGGAGGGTATTTCGCTTTAAGCGGAAAAAAACTCAATAATGGACTGGAACTTTTTAATCTGGCAACAGCAGGAGATGCAATGGCCGTAAAAGCATTTGAGCAGTTAGGAGAAGATTTGGCTGCCATTGTAGCGCCATGGTTAGAAAAATTCGACGCGGATAGTTTCATCATTGGTGGGAAAATTGCCAATGCAAGTGAATTTTTTCTTCCGGTTTTCAACAAAAAAATAAAAGAAGCAGGAAGTACTATCAGTGTTGCTGTTTCTACAGACAACGAAAAAGCAGCTTTATTAGGAGCAACAAGTTTGCTTTACACAGCATAG
- a CDS encoding glycoside hydrolase family 125 protein: MQSRRKFIKNAGIFSAGLLALQTDVFGMQSDAFHFSVKDFVSKRPPLAERKFTSKAIEAAIVRIKKQIANPELAWLFENCFPNTLDTTVDFEIIDGKPDTYVITGDIDAMWLRDSTAQIWPYIPFVKEDKKLAELVKGVINRQTKCILLDPYANAFYKDFAQVSEWKNDMTKMQPGIHERKWEIDSLCYPIRLAHGYWKETGDISLFDSKWKEAMLLVLQTFKEQQRMHDKGPYNFQRVTAWATDGVPLSGYGYPVKPCGLIVSTFRPSDDSTLFGYLIPSNMFAIEVLGYLIEIFSLPALKDNNLVGKAKELRGQVQKGLEENGIIEHPKFGKIIAFEVNGYGSFHMMDDANVPSLLSLPYLGAIAPDSPLYLNTRKVVLSENNPFFYKGKAGEGIGGPHTGTDTIWPMSIVLRAITSVDEQEIKQCISNLIRTNADTGFMHESFHKDDVAKFTRKWFAWANTLFGEMIVHTSIHYPQILKDKNI; this comes from the coding sequence ATGCAGTCACGTAGAAAATTTATAAAAAATGCAGGGATTTTTTCAGCAGGATTATTGGCGCTTCAAACGGATGTTTTCGGAATGCAGTCGGATGCATTTCATTTTTCGGTCAAAGATTTTGTGAGCAAAAGACCTCCGTTGGCCGAGCGAAAATTTACCAGTAAAGCAATTGAAGCTGCCATTGTAAGAATCAAAAAACAAATCGCCAATCCCGAACTCGCCTGGTTGTTTGAAAACTGTTTTCCAAACACCTTAGATACCACTGTCGATTTTGAAATTATCGATGGAAAACCAGATACTTATGTCATTACAGGAGATATCGATGCTATGTGGCTGCGTGACAGTACAGCACAGATCTGGCCTTATATTCCATTTGTAAAAGAGGATAAAAAACTGGCTGAACTGGTAAAAGGAGTCATCAACCGTCAGACGAAATGCATTTTGCTTGATCCGTATGCGAACGCTTTCTACAAAGATTTTGCGCAAGTGAGCGAGTGGAAAAATGACATGACCAAGATGCAGCCCGGTATTCACGAGCGTAAATGGGAGATCGACAGTTTATGTTACCCCATACGACTGGCACATGGCTACTGGAAGGAAACAGGAGATATTAGTTTATTCGACAGCAAGTGGAAAGAAGCGATGCTTTTAGTATTGCAGACTTTCAAAGAACAACAAAGAATGCACGATAAAGGGCCTTACAATTTTCAGAGAGTTACAGCCTGGGCCACAGACGGAGTGCCTTTAAGCGGTTACGGTTATCCGGTAAAACCATGCGGATTAATCGTTTCGACTTTCAGACCTAGCGACGACAGTACTTTATTTGGTTATTTAATTCCGAGTAATATGTTCGCCATCGAAGTACTGGGTTATCTGATTGAAATTTTCTCTTTACCGGCTTTAAAAGACAATAATTTGGTTGGAAAAGCCAAAGAATTGCGCGGACAAGTTCAAAAAGGACTGGAAGAAAACGGAATCATCGAACATCCGAAATTCGGAAAAATTATCGCTTTTGAAGTCAACGGTTACGGCAGTTTCCACATGATGGACGATGCGAATGTTCCTTCTTTATTGTCGTTACCGTATTTAGGCGCAATAGCACCCGACAGTCCGTTATATCTGAATACCCGAAAAGTAGTACTTTCAGAAAACAATCCGTTTTTCTACAAAGGAAAAGCAGGAGAAGGAATTGGCGGCCCGCATACCGGGACAGACACCATTTGGCCAATGAGTATTGTTTTGAGAGCCATTACCAGCGTAGACGAGCAGGAAATAAAACAATGTATCAGCAACCTGATCAGAACAAATGCCGATACCGGTTTCATGCACGAGTCTTTCCATAAAGATGATGTAGCCAAATTTACCCGAAAATGGTTTGCATGGGCCAATACCCTATTTGGAGAAATGATTGTACATACCAGCATTCATTATCCTCAAATCTTAAAAGACAAAAACATTTAA